A stretch of DNA from Spirosoma endbachense:
GGGCCATTGCCGTACTGATGCGCCATAGCCATCGTAACATCGGTTTTCTGGGAATTGGCTTCAAAGCCGGGACCGATGATTTACGGAATAGCCCTGCCGTTGAGCTGGCAGAAACCCTGCTGGGCAAAGGCTTTACGCTCAAGATTTATGACCGCAATGTGCATACCTCAAAACTGACGGGAACCAACAAAGAATACATAGACCAGCACATTCCACACCTCTCCCGGCTGATGGTACAGGATGCTGAGGAGTTGGTCGAATGGAGTGATGTACTGGTCGTTTGTACGAAAGAGGCTGAATTTGTTCAGGTGCTGGGCGAAGCAAGCAATAAAATCATTCTGGATCTGGTTCGTATTCAGGCCGAAATAGATCCAGCTAACCAATATATAGGCATAAACTGGTCGCAGGACGCGGCCGAGTCACCTGCCCAATTAACGTTCAGATAGGCTCGTGGATTTAGTAGAAGAGCGCTATCCACTGTGCGCTATAAATCGCAAACGTATCCCTCATGAATACATCCAACTTCGAAAATTTAGTAGGTAAGCATATTCTAATTATTGTTGAAAATCTTCCGGTTCCATTTGATCGCCGGGTGTGGCAGGAGGCAACCACACTCCGGGAGGCCGGTGCCGAAATCAGCATTATCTGCCCCCAGATGAAAGGCTATACGGATGCATTCGAACAACTCGATGGCATCGATATTTATCGTCATCCACTGCCGGTTGAAGCATCAGGAGCACTTGGTTATCTGGTCGAATATGGTACATCGATTTTCTGGTGGTATTGGTACGCGATAAAAATCTTTGCCAAGAAGCGGTTTCACGTTATTCATGGCTGTAATCCGCCGGATCTGATCTTTACCGTAGCGCTGCCATTTAAATTACTGGGGGTTAAATACGTTTTCGATCACCACGACATCAACCCGGAGTTCTATCTGGCCAAATTCGACAAGAAAGACTTTTTCTATCGACTGATGCTTTTCTTCGAACGGATTACCTACCGGGTAGCCAATGTTAGTATCGCTACGAATGAATCCTATAAAGAAATTGCGATTCGTCGGGGCAAAATGAAGCCCGAAAATGTAACGATCGTTCGGAGTGGTCCTAAACTGGAGCGGCTCCGGATTGTTCCCGGTAACAATGCTTACAAGAAAGGGCGGACCTATCTGGTTGGTTATCTGGGTGTAATTGCCCAGAGTGAAGGCATTGATTTATTGCTCGAAGCCGTTCGGAAAATTACGGCCGTGCGTCAGGATGTGCAGTTTGCCATTGTTGGTGGCGGAACCAGCCTGGAGGAGATG
This window harbors:
- a CDS encoding glycosyltransferase family 4 protein, which translates into the protein MNTSNFENLVGKHILIIVENLPVPFDRRVWQEATTLREAGAEISIICPQMKGYTDAFEQLDGIDIYRHPLPVEASGALGYLVEYGTSIFWWYWYAIKIFAKKRFHVIHGCNPPDLIFTVALPFKLLGVKYVFDHHDINPEFYLAKFDKKDFFYRLMLFFERITYRVANVSIATNESYKEIAIRRGKMKPENVTIVRSGPKLERLRIVPGNNAYKKGRTYLVGYLGVIAQSEGIDLLLEAVRKITAVRQDVQFAIVGGGTSLEEMKVLAGTLGVSDYVDFYGRVPDDLLLEVLNTADVCVNPDRPTEMNNLSTMNKIMEYMALKKPIVQFDLKEGRFSAQKASLYARPNDLDDFADKITYLLDNETVRTEMGEFGYRRVANELSWAHERGKLLRLYDRLLAPTFGQETQPADEPVTATQV